TGCATAGACACACTGACAATAATATAGTAGAAATGAGAAAGAGGACGCTTGTCGCACACAAGGCAGCCAAGACAGGTTTGTAGCTGGACTGTGTTGCAAAGGTGCTGCATGGAGCGTTGCGTGCATTCTGTTCTGTAGCCTGGCTTGACCCTGCCTTGTTTGAAGCAATTATGCATACCTGGTAGGTTGAACTAGGCAGGAGGTTGTTCAGGGTGTACCGCCTGGCCGTTGCATAAATCTCCCCAGAAATGGTGTAATTCTTCTTGCTGCCTTTTGGGCGGTAGGCGAGCTGGTAGAACCTTACTACTGAGCTTGGGGCACACCAGTGGATCTCGGCTGAAGTGTCCCTCATTTCAGAGACTTTGCGGAGCCTTGGTGGCTCTGGGACGGTGAATTCATCAGTTATGCCTGGGCACAAGCAAGGAGACAACGCCTGGAGATCAGGGCAAGGCTTCTGAAGGTGTCTGCATGGGTCATAGTCACAAAGCCCAACAATCTTCATGATGGATTCCTCTTGCTCTTTTTCATAGTCATAGTCATCTTTATAATACATCGGATGGTTAGTGGTTCCAAGACTTGGCAAGGAAAGTGCCTTGGTGGGTTTTTGCAGGGGCGGGGTGGTCTCATCTGAATGGGCTGTGCTATGTGGGCTAAACCAACCACTGGAAACCTGGGAAGAATTGAGTTCTGTTGCTTCCGTTGTAGGACTGAGCAGAGCAAAGTGAAGCAGTGTTCCTTCTGGGGAGACAATAGAATTCACTGTTGTGGCATCCTGCTTCCCTTGATCCATTTCCATTGTGCTTACTAGGGTTTGCTCGGTAGAGAGTTTCTGCAGAACTGTTGAGGAAGTTGTACTAACAGCTGCTAGGGATGGTGGGTGGTCTGCAGATCCGTAAACGGCTTCCTTTTTGTAAACAAGAATGCCCGCCTTGGTTGGACTCTGTTTTGTGGTGTCTTCCCAAGTCAAATGTGTGCTCTGGGGAGCAAAAGAACTGCTGCCCCATTCGTGAGGCAAAACACTGGAGTCTGACAGTGTGTCTGTGGCAAAACTGGAAGATGTACTGTAAAGTTCACCCAGAGTCAATGCTGGGGTTGAATGGGCAATTCTCCATGTTTTGCACTCCTCATAGAGCTCAGACAGCAGCATAGGTCCAGATACAGATCCTATTCTCTCTTCTGGGGATGGGTAGCACGTAGTTTCTGATACCCTAAGATATGTGGCAGAGACCAAGGTAGAAGGTGTGAAAAGATACCATATAGAATTTTTGTAATAACCTTATACCATTCAGTAGTGTTTCCATATTTTGAGGCAGCAGCATCTAGAATTTTACTCCCAGCATAAAGGTTCTGTTTGGCTTCTCACATTATTGGTTAAGATTCCACTCTAGAAAATGGGTAAGGAACCTTTTTCGGTCCAAAGGCCCCATTGCAACCTGGCAAAGACCTTGGGGACTGCATTCTGTCTGTTAGCAAGGCCAAAGGCAAAGCAGGCAGGACAAAATGTAATTCTTACCAATAGTaaggctactcagaagtaagcaggactgaatcactcagcagcactttcaaccCACACTACTGTCCCTTGCTGCTACTATAATATTGCTACCTCACAATCTCAGAATTGATAGATGAAATGCATGCCCTATTTCCTGTATTTCTAGAAATGTATGAATTGGGGAAAACTTAGTTTTTCATTTGGATTAATaaaaaggttaatccagggcaaTTACTAAAGTGAAATAAACACATTTAATGAAAATAAACCAATTTGAAGTTAGTTCAGATTCAGATTTGTATGTTCTCAGTGGTTGCTAAGTGTTTTGGCCCAGTAAGTAAGTGGGTGGATTTTATTTATAAGCTTGACTAAACACTAATGTTCCAGGTCATTGTGCCAGGTTGGCCATCTCAGTGAGAACTGGAACCTACCTGAAGTTCCCTCATCACCAATATCCCAGTCTatgtgtggccctttctacacctaagggttatcccaggaaaatggagggatcgtccctgcctgctcctgggatcccctgtgtggcatttggatgcagaggaacgaccccgggacgatcctgggatatagggctagtgtagacatgccctttgtatCACCAGTGTATTTACTTAACCTGCATTTCATGGTCATGATAGGTGTGATGAAAGCCAGACCATATTTGATGGACATCTGTGTGCTTATCCTAGAGGTGATACTAAATGTGAAAACTTTatcatatttctttgattctaagactcacttttcccccatataaacatctctaaaaacggggtgcgtcttagaatcgcagggtttttaaaaaaaatttccgCGCTTTGCAGATGGCACCATCCGTCTGCCACAGATCAGCACCGCCACCACAATAAGCCACAACTAACGAATCGATGCCTTCTGATGCCTGGCGTGCGTTTCCTTGTCGCCCCCCCACTTCATCGCTTCTACCGATCACAGCAAGAGAATGAAGAAGCGCCCCCTTTTGAGTGGCTTTTCCACTCTTGTCTGTAggtacaagctgcagtttcctgcTCAGCTCTAGATCCTTTGCTGTTGTgtgcagggctggcgctaccatagaggccactcaggcagccgcctagagcgccaagctaagaggggcgccaggtgcTCCCCAAGTGCTGCTTGAAGCTTTGTTGGGCTGCTAATGGCGAAGCCGTGCCTCTCCCTGCTGCATGTGCTGGCTAACTCCTCATGGTGTGGGCGCCCGGTGCCTCACGCTGGCAGGGAGCGTCCCAAACGCGGCCCGCACGTGCCGCTCACATCCACACAAAGCGACCCAGGCCAAACACTGGGCACGTGCGGGATCCTTCGGGATCTTTTTCTACTcttaaaagatattctaagaaatttattttttcttacaatcaaagctttttttctgttggtggtactgaaattagtgtgcgtcttacaattgaagaaatacggtagttcctCAAAAATTGTGAAATGGGACTAGACATCACAAGATTTGAGAAGTCTTTTAAACAATCTCTTTTACTTGTTTTATTGCCATTATGTTTTCAAATTTCCATTGGCCACCACTAGGGTTAGACTTTTATTTTACATCAAAAGAGGGGAGAGAATGTAACACCATT
This sequence is a window from Elgaria multicarinata webbii isolate HBS135686 ecotype San Diego chromosome 4, rElgMul1.1.pri, whole genome shotgun sequence. Protein-coding genes within it:
- the LRRN4 gene encoding leucine-rich repeat neuronal protein 4; this translates as MFCLFLAYLVLLGGEVPARPIEETGPVARGDVKGIFQLLKQNVWEENVKLTNLSCGEQSNQTWTILSLKNQSLASFPACLPESLAHLDLSNNLLPQLHGQDVAFLPKLQVLTLRHNQIQQVTWTTGSLSSLQVLDLSFNLLSSVPACSASTCLDNLKWLSLAGNPITEVQPLAFSCYPQLHFLNLSSTWLGKDSKEAIRESAFATDFLHVGDSTKSAGNVLTVLDLSATFLERIHQDWIKDLPRLTSLYLTRMNRLRSLDADAFLHVPKLKELDCRDSHALSLVKTEAFSHTPHVASLIFQNCNLSSFTPWNLSSSSHLVINLYGNPLACHCAISWLLANSDQIILQRVSETTCYPSPEERIGSVSGPMLLSELYEECKTWRIAHSTPALTLGELYSTSSSFATDTLSDSSVLPHEWGSSSFAPQSTHLTWEDTTKQSPTKAGILVYKKEAVYGSADHPPSLAAVSTTSSTVLQKLSTEQTLVSTMEMDQGKQDATTVNSIVSPEGTLLHFALLSPTTEATELNSSQVSSGWFSPHSTAHSDETTPPLQKPTKALSLPSLGTTNHPMYYKDDYDYEKEQEESIMKIVGLCDYDPCRHLQKPCPDLQALSPCLCPGITDEFTVPEPPRLRKVSEMRDTSAEIHWCAPSSVVRFYQLAYRPKGSKKNYTISGEIYATARRYTLNNLLPSSTYQVCIIASNKAGSSQATEQNARNAPCSTFATQSSYKPVLAALCATSVLFLISTILLSVCLCKKCRAPHTEQYSTHLVSYKNPAFDYSLK